Part of the Bombyx mori chromosome 19, ASM3026992v2 genome is shown below.
CCCTCAGCTGCAGCTGATGCAACTAATAAGCAGATTCACACACTTGAAGGTTTCAACTTAAGTGTTCAATTGCAAAATAATTAGATATTCTGAATTTTAGTTAGTTTTTAAAATGGCTGAGGCTCTTCCAGACTATCCAGACTCAGATTTTTCAGATGAAGATCAGTCTCCATTGGACAGCTTGTTCAATAAGGCAGCTGACCATCTTAGAAaggttacaaataaattaaccaATGGTCAACTTTTGGAGTTGTACGGGTTGTTCAAGCAAGGTACTGAAGGTCAATGCAACACTCCAAAGCCTGGGTGGTTAGATGGTAAAGGACGTAGGAAATGGGAGGCCTGGAAGAATCTTAAAGATATGCCCAGTGAAGAGGCTAAGGAGAAATATATTGCTTTGTTGAAAAAATATGATCCTGACTGGTCAGGTACACCTCAAAAGACAAATATTGATACCAAGGAAACATGGGTAGCTGTCTCATCAATGAGATATTCGCCTGAACCAGACCTCGTGCACAATGAGCTTTCTTTGCTTGATGCAGCCAGAGAAGACTGCGGAGAGCGAGTGAAGGAACTTCTGATCAAGAAGCCGGAATTGAAATATGAGAAAGACGAAGATGGCCTCACTGCACTACACTGGGCTGCTGACAGAAATGCAATTAACGCACTAAGTGCAGCCTTAAGTGGAGGATGTCCTATTGATGCAGTCGATGAATGTGGTCAAACAGCTCTGCATTACGCAGTTTCGTGTGGTCATGTAGAATCAACTAAAATCCTGACGAAAGCTGGAGCTACACTGCTAGAAGACGAGGAAGGTAACACTCCATTAGACCTGGCTACTGATACTGAAATAAAGAAAATTCTGGAAGGTGCTGATTAATTTAGCATTTATGTAGTTTTATTATGGATGtagattttaaatatattattaaacattGATCAGAGTTTCCATAGCTTTTTTGCTGATCTGCCTATCAATGATATGAATTAATAGAATTTCCAAAAGGAACGTTCCTGCTAgctaaaaatacaaaacacattgataaaaatggTGGCattctttacaaattttattaaaattgaaaatgctATTTTTGTCAATTTATGGATTTCAATTCAATCCAAAAACGTTGAAAACAAAAGTTACAGTTGGGCtgaaaatacaataacatttttaagGTTTCAAACCTTGCTGGTGAGgatgaaataatttttagtGTTCACACaataattatctaatatatttaaaagaatacaataataattagaatatTGAGTGGTTTCGATTGAATTTTCAGTATCTAGTATTTCGTCCGAGCCTTTTAGGGTCGGCTATATGGTAATTGCAAAGTGAGCGTTGTCGGTTGCAGACCAAGAACGATCACGACCATGattcacaacccacctgattttaagtgatcctcgagacatgagttgtaaggtctccgtTTCAACAGTaaatcggctgccccacccttcacaccgaaacgcattact
Proteins encoded:
- the LOC693090 gene encoding acyl-CoA-binding domain-containing protein 6-like isoform X1, with the translated sequence MSDGRPVSGQLKKFVFRARSSTNGDTRGEYLEIVIPELLSAGYSFYTWPSAPLLAWYLWTQRRHIRGLRVLELGCGTGLPGILAAKCGALVTLTDSLTLPRSLRHLSACCEANGLVPNRDLQIVGLTWGLFLGDLHNLRPVDLILASDCFYEPSQFEEVLSTVAYLLEGTDARFLCSYQERSTDWSIEALLKKWGLKGALLDLDSLSESSGLVFKMAEALPDYPDSDFSDEDQSPLDSLFNKAADHLRKVTNKLTNGQLLELYGLFKQGTEGQCNTPKPGWLDGKGRRKWEAWKNLKDMPSEEAKEKYIALLKKYDPDWSGTPQKTNIDTKETWVAVSSMRYSPEPDLVHNELSLLDAAREDCGERVKELLIKKPELKYEKDEDGLTALHWAADRNAINALSAALSGGCPIDAVDECGQTALHYAVSCGHVESTKILTKAGATLLEDEEGNTPLDLATDTEIKKILEGAD
- the LOC693090 gene encoding acyl-CoA-binding domain-containing protein 6-like (The RefSeq protein has 1 substitution compared to this genomic sequence), coding for MAEALPDYPDSDFSDEDQSPLDSLFNKAADHLRKVTNKLNNGQLLELYGLFKQGTEGQCNTPKPGWLDGKGRRKWEAWKNLKDMPSEEAKEKYIALLKKYDPDWSGTPQKTNIDTKETWVAVSSMRYSPEPDLVHNELSLLDAAREDCGERVKELLIKKPELKYEKDEDGLTALHWAADRNAINALSAALSGGCPIDAVDECGQTALHYAVSCGHVESTKILTKAGATLLEDEEGNTPLDLATDTEIKKILEGAD